A single Rubrivivax gelatinosus IL144 DNA region contains:
- a CDS encoding ABC transporter ATP-binding protein: MVATDKEKQFLQIQDVVKDFDGHRAVNHANVDIAKGEIFALLGPSGCGKSTLLRMLAGFETPTSGRILLNGVDLATLPPYERPMNMMFQSYALFPHLTVWENIAFGLKREGQPKDRIAERVEAMLKLVQLTKYAQRKPHQLSGGQQQRVALARSLAKQPQLLLLDEPLGALDKKLREQTQIELVNIIEQVGVTCVMVTHDQEEAMTMATRLAVMSEGRFLQVGQPSEIYETPATRFVADFIGNVNLMDGTLTVDEPDHVVIASADCKHYVGHGITGTEGMPVTVALRPEKIHISHHKPAEDEFNCAPGKIKELSYFGMFTVYHVVLPSGALIKVSMANTQRHRDELYTWGDEVWVHWSRSAHVVLTQ; this comes from the coding sequence ATGGTTGCCACCGACAAAGAAAAGCAGTTCCTGCAGATCCAGGACGTCGTCAAGGACTTCGACGGTCACCGCGCGGTCAATCACGCGAACGTCGACATCGCCAAGGGCGAGATCTTCGCCCTGCTTGGCCCCTCGGGCTGCGGCAAGAGCACGCTGCTGCGCATGCTCGCCGGCTTCGAGACGCCGACCTCGGGCCGCATCCTGCTGAACGGCGTCGACCTGGCGACGCTGCCGCCGTACGAGCGGCCGATGAACATGATGTTCCAGAGCTACGCGCTCTTCCCGCACCTGACGGTGTGGGAGAACATCGCCTTCGGCCTCAAGCGCGAAGGCCAGCCCAAGGACCGCATCGCCGAACGTGTCGAGGCGATGCTCAAGCTGGTGCAGCTCACCAAGTACGCCCAGCGCAAGCCGCACCAGCTCTCCGGCGGCCAGCAGCAGCGTGTCGCGCTGGCGCGCAGCCTGGCCAAGCAGCCGCAGCTGCTGCTGCTCGACGAGCCGCTGGGCGCGCTCGACAAGAAGCTGCGCGAACAGACCCAGATCGAGCTCGTCAACATCATCGAGCAGGTCGGCGTGACCTGCGTGATGGTCACCCACGACCAGGAAGAGGCGATGACGATGGCCACCCGCCTGGCCGTCATGTCCGAGGGCCGCTTCCTGCAGGTCGGCCAGCCCAGCGAGATCTACGAGACGCCGGCGACGCGTTTCGTCGCCGACTTCATCGGCAACGTCAACCTGATGGACGGCACGCTGACGGTCGACGAACCCGACCACGTCGTCATCGCCTCGGCCGACTGCAAGCACTACGTCGGCCACGGCATCACCGGCACCGAAGGCATGCCGGTCACGGTGGCGCTGCGCCCCGAGAAGATCCACATCTCGCACCACAAGCCGGCCGAAGACGAGTTCAACTGCGCGCCCGGCAAGATCAAGGAGCTGTCGTACTTCGGCATGTTCACCGTCTATCACGTCGTGCTGCCCAGCGGCGCGCTGATCAAGGTGAGCATGGCCAATACGCAGCGCCATCGCGACGAGCTGTACACCTGGGGCGACGAGGTCTGGGTGCACTGGTCGCGTTCGGCCCACGTCGTCCTCACCCAGTGA
- a CDS encoding ABC transporter permease subunit — translation MQRFKSWFTGRRLVIAVPYAFLLLFFLFPFLIVGKISVSEMEAVAFKDVITFADGVFQLTLKFGNYLYIAEDSLYFKTYLSSVHYAALTTALCLFIGYPFAYFMARARSTVQPALLMLVMLPFWTSFLLRVYAWKGLLSDGGVVAQFVIGTGIDQLLAALGLIPAPGKLMNTPFSLILGMVYTYLPFMILPLYANLSKMDLRLLEAAADLGASPWVAFWKITVPLSKAGIIAGSMLVFIPCVGEYVIPELLGGPETLMIGRVIWDEFFSNNDWPMASSVAVIMILLIIVPLAIFNKYQAEAQETVR, via the coding sequence GTGCAACGCTTCAAGTCCTGGTTCACCGGGCGGCGGCTGGTCATCGCGGTCCCGTACGCGTTCCTGCTGCTGTTCTTCCTGTTCCCGTTCCTGATCGTCGGCAAGATCAGCGTCTCCGAGATGGAGGCGGTCGCCTTCAAGGACGTGATCACCTTCGCCGACGGCGTCTTCCAGCTGACGCTGAAGTTCGGCAACTACCTCTACATCGCCGAGGACAGCCTCTACTTCAAGACCTACCTGAGCAGCGTGCACTACGCGGCGCTGACGACGGCGCTGTGCCTGTTCATCGGCTACCCGTTCGCCTACTTCATGGCGCGCGCACGCAGCACGGTGCAGCCGGCGCTGCTGATGCTGGTGATGCTGCCGTTCTGGACCTCGTTCCTGCTGCGCGTCTACGCCTGGAAGGGACTGCTGAGCGACGGCGGCGTCGTCGCCCAGTTCGTCATCGGCACCGGGATCGACCAGCTGCTGGCGGCACTCGGGCTGATCCCGGCGCCGGGCAAGCTGATGAACACGCCGTTCTCGCTGATCCTCGGCATGGTCTACACCTACCTGCCGTTCATGATCCTGCCGCTGTACGCCAACCTGTCCAAGATGGACCTGCGGCTGCTGGAAGCGGCCGCCGACCTGGGCGCCTCGCCCTGGGTGGCGTTCTGGAAGATCACCGTGCCGCTGTCCAAGGCCGGGATCATCGCCGGCTCGATGCTGGTGTTCATTCCCTGCGTCGGCGAGTACGTGATTCCCGAACTGCTCGGCGGTCCCGAGACGCTGATGATCGGCCGCGTCATCTGGGACGAGTTCTTCTCCAACAACGACTGGCCGATGGCCTCGAGTGTCGCGGTCATCATGATCCTGCTGATCATCGTGCCGCTGGCGATCTTCAACAAATACCAGGCCGAGGCGCAGGAGACCGTGCGATGA
- a CDS encoding ABC transporter permease subunit yields the protein MKASRFNLWFGRAWLAAGFFFLFLPIVALVVYSFNDSPLPNVWRGFTLRWYQSLLNDGEIIAGFVLSLKVAFLTACGSVVLGTVAAFVLVKYKRFAGRTVFSGMVNAPLVMPEVVVGLSLLLMLVSVQRALGFPERGLVTIWIGHLLLGMAYATVVVQSRLQDLNPRLEEAAMDLGARPAQVFWLVTLPMIAQSLVSAWLLTFTISLDDVVLSNFLSGPGATTMPLVIFSRARLGLNPSVNAVAAITVAVVSIGVIVASYVIARRERQRLLDAAAAARA from the coding sequence ATGAAGGCCTCGCGCTTCAACCTGTGGTTCGGGCGCGCCTGGCTGGCGGCGGGCTTCTTCTTCCTGTTCCTGCCGATCGTCGCGCTGGTCGTCTACTCGTTCAACGACTCGCCGCTGCCCAACGTCTGGCGCGGCTTCACGCTGCGCTGGTACCAGTCGCTGCTCAACGACGGCGAGATCATCGCCGGCTTCGTGCTGAGCCTGAAGGTCGCCTTCCTGACGGCCTGCGGCTCGGTGGTACTGGGCACCGTCGCGGCCTTCGTGCTCGTCAAGTACAAGCGCTTCGCCGGCCGCACGGTGTTCAGCGGCATGGTCAACGCGCCGCTGGTGATGCCCGAGGTCGTCGTCGGCCTGTCGCTGCTGCTGATGCTGGTCAGCGTGCAGCGCGCGCTGGGCTTCCCCGAGCGCGGCCTGGTGACGATCTGGATCGGCCACCTGCTGCTGGGCATGGCTTACGCGACGGTGGTCGTGCAGTCGCGGCTGCAGGACCTGAACCCGCGGCTCGAAGAAGCGGCGATGGACCTGGGCGCACGCCCGGCGCAAGTCTTCTGGCTGGTAACGCTGCCGATGATCGCCCAGTCGCTGGTCTCGGCCTGGCTGCTGACCTTCACGATCTCGCTGGACGACGTCGTGCTGTCGAACTTCCTGTCGGGCCCGGGCGCGACGACGATGCCGCTGGTCATCTTCTCGCGCGCCCGCCTGGGGTTGAACCCGAGCGTCAACGCCGTCGCCGCGATCACCGTCGCGGTCGTGTCGATCGGCGTCATCGTCGCCAGCTACGTCATCGCCCGCCGCGAGCGCCAGCGCCTGCTGGACGCGGCCGCGGCCGCCCGCGCCTGA
- a CDS encoding DUF3138 family protein yields the protein MKPVRLTALVLAIGAAFPAAAQSNEDLLKELRALRDRVTELEKKLAAQPAAAPAPQAGQWGMTPEQAQELARIGTKTEALQDNFEAQGFKGLKITGQIDPTWIYNRRANDASFVLLNREDGRYTYDNSYFGMAVLDILKETESGTIWHLTLAPERGTGALINGGSIIHEASVAIPLEDLQTRLWVGQIPDWTGYEITLPAGNKLVTHNLLFDFMAPTAYTGAVYMTTVGKWQLKGGLANVNTARNSSGNKTPSLIFRADYAKGEFSGFGFSGLHGKLHNYATDDTDADGNAVFSDQGRNTLATLLEADAYFVRGDLSLFGQLSYGQQKKAAIYRENGLRDARWWGLSTTAAYKLTPRMEGVVRADYVYNRKNGGGLLGYSSDDGANGIGRGLALDADGNVVLAGDPSKGANRYALTVGANYRYDENTLFKLEYRYDGATQAVFEDLKDGGYSKNNHLLGASVVVSF from the coding sequence ATGAAGCCCGTCCGCCTGACCGCCCTCGTGCTCGCGATCGGCGCCGCCTTCCCGGCGGCCGCGCAGAGCAACGAAGACCTGCTGAAGGAACTGCGCGCGCTGCGCGACCGCGTCACCGAGCTGGAGAAGAAGCTCGCCGCGCAGCCGGCGGCCGCGCCGGCGCCGCAGGCCGGCCAGTGGGGCATGACGCCCGAGCAGGCGCAGGAGCTGGCCCGCATCGGCACCAAGACCGAGGCGCTGCAGGACAACTTCGAGGCCCAGGGCTTCAAGGGCCTGAAGATCACCGGCCAGATCGACCCGACCTGGATCTACAACCGCCGCGCCAACGACGCGTCCTTCGTGCTGCTCAACCGCGAGGACGGCCGCTACACCTACGACAACTCGTACTTCGGCATGGCCGTGCTCGACATCCTGAAGGAGACCGAGAGCGGCACGATCTGGCACCTGACGCTGGCGCCCGAACGCGGCACCGGCGCGCTGATCAACGGCGGCTCGATCATCCACGAAGCCTCGGTCGCGATCCCGCTGGAGGACCTGCAGACGCGGCTGTGGGTCGGCCAGATCCCCGACTGGACCGGCTACGAGATCACGCTGCCGGCGGGCAACAAGCTGGTCACGCACAACCTGCTGTTCGACTTCATGGCGCCGACCGCCTACACCGGCGCGGTCTACATGACGACCGTCGGCAAGTGGCAGCTCAAGGGCGGCCTGGCCAACGTCAACACCGCGCGCAACAGCTCGGGCAACAAGACGCCGTCGCTTATCTTCCGTGCCGACTACGCCAAGGGTGAGTTCAGCGGCTTCGGCTTCAGCGGCCTGCACGGCAAGCTGCACAACTACGCGACGGATGACACGGACGCCGACGGCAATGCGGTGTTCTCCGATCAAGGCCGCAACACGCTGGCCACGCTGCTCGAGGCCGACGCCTATTTCGTGCGCGGCGACCTGTCGCTCTTCGGCCAGCTCAGCTACGGCCAGCAGAAGAAGGCCGCGATCTACAGAGAAAACGGATTGCGCGACGCACGCTGGTGGGGCCTGTCGACGACCGCCGCCTACAAGCTGACGCCGCGCATGGAAGGCGTCGTGCGCGCCGACTACGTCTACAACCGCAAGAACGGCGGCGGCCTGCTGGGCTACAGCAGCGACGACGGCGCCAACGGCATCGGCCGCGGTCTGGCGCTGGATGCCGACGGCAACGTCGTGCTGGCGGGCGACCCGTCCAAGGGCGCCAACCGCTACGCGCTGACCGTCGGTGCCAACTACCGCTACGACGAGAACACGCTGTTCAAGCTCGAATACCGCTACGACGGCGCGACGCAGGCGGTGTTCGAGGACCTCAAGGACGGCGGCTACAGCAAGAACAACCACCTGCTCGGTGCCTCGGTGGTCGTCAGCTTCTGA
- a CDS encoding aldehyde dehydrogenase produces the protein MNNPTPNWRERAAALALDGRALVDGQRVAGVSGETFEKRSPIDGRRLGDVVRGRAEDVDRAVAAARAAFDDRRWAGKAPAVRKKILQRFADGILAAKEELALLETLDMGKPIRWSLAVDVPATARCITWYAEAVDKVYDEIAPTADNALALITREPMGVVGAIVPWNYPMIMAAWKLGPALAAGNSVVLKPSEKSPFTALRLAEIAIEAGLPPGVFNVVPGYGGEAGEALALHPDVDAIGFTGSTRIGRRMLEYAGRSNLKRVYNELGGKSAFLVFPDADLGRAAETVADSIFFNQGESCNAPSRLLVHDSIADEFAARVAALAPKYTPADPLDPATVMGALVDEQQMSTVLGYIDAGLAEGASCLAGGRRARADSGGFYVEPTVFAGVTNTMRIAREEIFGPVLSVLRFADEAQAVAMANASAYGLQASVWSDNVHRAHRVARALRAGTVHVNQYDEDDMTVPFGGYKQSGNGRDKSLHAFDKYTELKTTWLRINPA, from the coding sequence ATGAACAACCCGACCCCGAACTGGCGCGAACGCGCCGCGGCGCTGGCCCTCGACGGCCGTGCGCTCGTCGACGGCCAGCGTGTCGCCGGCGTCTCCGGCGAGACCTTCGAGAAGCGCTCGCCGATCGACGGCCGCCGCCTGGGCGACGTCGTGCGCGGCCGTGCCGAGGACGTGGACCGCGCGGTGGCCGCCGCCCGCGCGGCCTTCGACGACCGCCGCTGGGCCGGCAAGGCGCCGGCGGTGCGCAAGAAGATCCTGCAGCGTTTCGCCGACGGCATCCTCGCCGCCAAGGAGGAGCTGGCCCTGCTCGAGACGCTGGACATGGGCAAGCCGATCCGCTGGTCGCTGGCGGTCGACGTGCCGGCGACGGCACGCTGCATCACCTGGTACGCCGAGGCGGTGGACAAGGTCTACGACGAGATCGCGCCGACCGCCGACAACGCGCTGGCGCTGATCACGCGCGAGCCGATGGGCGTCGTCGGGGCGATCGTGCCTTGGAACTACCCGATGATCATGGCCGCCTGGAAGCTCGGGCCGGCGCTGGCGGCGGGCAACTCGGTGGTCTTGAAGCCCAGCGAGAAGAGCCCGTTCACCGCGCTGCGCCTGGCCGAGATCGCCATCGAGGCCGGGCTGCCGCCGGGGGTCTTCAACGTCGTGCCGGGCTACGGCGGCGAAGCCGGCGAGGCACTGGCGCTGCACCCCGACGTCGACGCGATCGGCTTCACCGGCAGCACGCGCATCGGCCGGCGCATGCTGGAGTACGCGGGGCGCTCGAACCTGAAGCGCGTCTACAACGAGCTGGGCGGCAAGTCGGCCTTCCTCGTCTTCCCCGACGCCGACCTGGGCCGCGCCGCCGAGACGGTGGCCGACAGCATCTTCTTCAACCAGGGCGAGAGCTGCAACGCGCCCTCGCGCCTGCTGGTGCACGACAGCATCGCCGACGAGTTCGCCGCGCGCGTGGCGGCGCTGGCGCCCAAGTACACGCCGGCCGACCCGCTGGACCCGGCCACGGTGATGGGGGCGCTGGTCGACGAGCAGCAGATGTCCACCGTGCTCGGCTACATCGACGCCGGCCTCGCCGAAGGCGCGAGCTGCCTGGCCGGCGGCCGCCGCGCGCGCGCCGACAGCGGCGGCTTCTACGTCGAGCCGACGGTCTTCGCCGGCGTGACGAACACGATGCGCATCGCGCGCGAGGAGATCTTCGGCCCGGTGCTGTCGGTGCTGCGCTTCGCCGACGAGGCCCAGGCGGTGGCGATGGCCAACGCCAGCGCCTACGGCCTGCAGGCCAGCGTCTGGAGCGACAACGTGCACCGCGCGCACCGCGTCGCGCGTGCGCTGCGTGCCGGCACCGTGCACGTCAACCAGTACGACGAGGACGACATGACCGTCCCGTTCGGCGGCTACAAGCAAAGCGGCAACGGCCGCGACAAGAGCCTGCACGCCTTCGACAAGTACACCGAGCTGAAGACCACCTGGCTGCGCATCAACCCGGCATGA
- a CDS encoding glutamine synthetase yields the protein MKPLRERLEAAGVHTLLVQFTDVHGVAKGKLVPLAHLDEVLATGAGFAGPSIWGTALPRCGPRSEYYARGDAATALPLPWWPGVARLVGNGVVAGEPFDACPRQVLRRARERLAAHGLTMQTGIEPEFFLLKRDAAGRWLPADDADRLDKPSYDLKSLPRQHGFLHALSGALADAGLDVLQIDHEDAQGQYEVNFAHDEALASCDHLMLFKLAAHALAEARGLVFSMMPKPFADQPGSGLHFHVSLWRGAEPAAEVLPAFVAGVLAHAPALAALAAPTVNSYKRLTVGESLSGTTWAPAYVAHGPNNRTALVRTLPGRFEWRLPDASANPYLATAALIAAGLDGLERGLVPPPAVDDDLFALDLGTIRARGIALLPQSLAEALDALAGDPVVLGALGPTLGPEFLRLKRAEWTEYARQVSGWELERYAACF from the coding sequence ATGAAGCCGCTGCGCGAGCGGCTCGAAGCCGCCGGCGTGCACACGCTGCTGGTCCAGTTCACCGACGTGCACGGCGTCGCCAAGGGCAAGCTGGTGCCGCTGGCGCACCTGGACGAGGTGCTGGCCACCGGCGCCGGGTTCGCCGGGCCGTCGATCTGGGGCACGGCGCTGCCGCGCTGCGGCCCGCGCTCGGAGTACTACGCGCGCGGCGACGCCGCGACCGCCCTGCCCCTGCCCTGGTGGCCGGGCGTCGCGCGCCTGGTCGGCAACGGCGTCGTCGCCGGCGAACCCTTCGACGCCTGTCCGCGCCAGGTGCTGCGCCGCGCGCGCGAGCGCCTGGCCGCGCACGGCCTGACGATGCAGACCGGCATCGAGCCCGAGTTCTTCCTGCTGAAGCGCGACGCCGCCGGCCGCTGGCTGCCGGCCGACGACGCCGACCGCCTGGACAAACCTTCGTACGACCTGAAGTCGCTGCCGCGCCAGCATGGGTTCCTGCATGCGCTGTCCGGCGCGCTGGCCGATGCCGGGCTGGACGTGCTGCAGATCGACCACGAGGACGCGCAGGGCCAGTACGAAGTCAACTTCGCCCACGACGAGGCGCTGGCGAGCTGCGACCACCTGATGCTGTTCAAGCTGGCCGCGCACGCGCTGGCCGAAGCGCGCGGGCTGGTCTTCTCGATGATGCCCAAGCCCTTCGCCGACCAGCCGGGCAGCGGGCTGCACTTCCACGTCTCGCTGTGGCGCGGCGCCGAGCCGGCGGCCGAGGTGCTGCCGGCCTTCGTCGCCGGCGTGCTGGCGCACGCGCCGGCGCTGGCGGCACTCGCCGCGCCGACCGTCAACTCGTACAAGCGCCTGACCGTCGGCGAATCGCTGTCGGGCACGACCTGGGCGCCGGCCTACGTCGCCCACGGGCCGAACAACCGCACCGCCCTCGTGCGCACCCTGCCCGGCCGCTTCGAGTGGCGGTTGCCCGACGCCAGCGCCAACCCGTACCTGGCCACCGCGGCGCTGATCGCCGCCGGGCTCGACGGCCTCGAACGCGGCCTGGTGCCGCCGCCCGCGGTCGACGACGACCTGTTCGCGCTCGACCTGGGGACGATCCGCGCGCGCGGCATCGCCCTGCTGCCGCAGTCGCTGGCCGAGGCGCTGGACGCGCTGGCCGGCGACCCGGTGGTGCTGGGCGCGCTCGGGCCCACGCTGGGTCCCGAGTTCCTGCGCCTCAAGCGCGCCGAATGGACCGAGTACGCGCGCCAGGTCAGCGGCTGGGAGCTGGAGCGCTACGCCGCCTGTTTCTGA
- a CDS encoding DMT family transporter — protein sequence MSPSRVPLLAYASLASGMALVGCYVGLSRLLVAALPVFLLAWLRFGIAAVAMAHWVRRPADEAPLSAHDRKLLFWESFLGNFLFSICMLFGVKATSALAAGVVMAAIPAAVAILSRLFLGERISRRVMAAIVLAVAGIALLALAKAPAGSAEAAAPWWGYALLLGAVVCEASYVVIGKRLTGNVSPKRISALINLWGLALVTPFGVWQALSFDFGEVATSTWALLVFYAIAASMVTVWLWMAGLRHVPASQAGVFTVMLPVAAALVGVVFLGEHFGAGHAAAFALALAGLLLATWPARR from the coding sequence ATGTCCCCGTCTCGTGTTCCGCTGCTGGCCTATGCCAGCCTGGCCTCCGGCATGGCGCTGGTCGGCTGTTACGTCGGCCTGTCGCGCCTGCTGGTCGCGGCCCTGCCCGTGTTCCTGCTCGCCTGGTTGCGTTTCGGCATCGCCGCGGTGGCGATGGCGCATTGGGTCAGGCGCCCGGCCGACGAAGCGCCCTTGTCGGCGCACGACCGCAAGCTGCTGTTCTGGGAGAGCTTCCTCGGCAACTTCCTGTTCAGCATCTGCATGCTGTTCGGCGTCAAGGCGACCTCGGCGCTGGCTGCCGGCGTCGTGATGGCGGCGATCCCCGCGGCGGTGGCGATCCTGTCGCGGCTGTTCCTCGGCGAGCGCATCTCGCGGCGCGTGATGGCGGCCATCGTGCTGGCGGTCGCCGGCATCGCGCTGCTGGCGCTGGCCAAGGCGCCGGCCGGCAGCGCCGAGGCGGCGGCGCCCTGGTGGGGCTACGCGCTGCTGCTGGGGGCCGTGGTCTGCGAGGCGAGCTACGTCGTCATCGGCAAACGCCTCACCGGCAACGTCTCGCCCAAACGCATCAGCGCGCTGATCAACCTCTGGGGGCTGGCCCTGGTGACGCCTTTCGGCGTCTGGCAGGCGCTCAGCTTCGACTTCGGCGAAGTGGCGACGTCGACCTGGGCGCTGCTGGTGTTCTACGCCATCGCCGCCAGCATGGTGACGGTCTGGCTGTGGATGGCCGGGCTGCGCCACGTGCCGGCCTCGCAGGCCGGCGTGTTCACCGTGATGCTGCCGGTCGCCGCGGCGCTGGTCGGCGTCGTGTTCCTCGGCGAGCACTTCGGCGCCGGCCATGCGGCGGCTTTCGCGCTGGCGCTGGCCGGGCTGCTGCTCGCCACCTGGCCGGCGCGGCGCTGA